TGACGGACATGAAGATGAGGTGGCGAATGCTGTGATCTCCGAGCTGACATCGCATCATTAAGAATCAATTTGACAATGTAGATGCCTGAAAGCGGCATAATATCCTTATTTTTATATTTTAAAAGAAGAAAAGGTTGATATCGGCAGATTATTAAACAGCTTCTACTATTTACTTTGTATATGTTAGGATTGAAATTATTAACGGATCCCCGTTGGGCAAATATTGCAGAATCTAATTTAGAGGAGATTCTTACAGATCACGCATGGTGTGAACAAAAAGCAGCAACAAATGCTATTTCACTGATTACGTATAACTCTGAACATGAAGATCTTGTGCACGAATTGACGGCAATTGCTATTGAAGAAATGCAACATTTTCAGATGGTTATAGAGATTATCCGGGAAAGAGGGTATACGCTGGGAAGAGAACGTAAAGATGACTATGTCGGCCAGCTGATGAAGTTTTCAAAAAAAGACGGAAGCCGTAATATGGCTTTTATTGATCGCCTGCTTTTTGCGGCTATGATTGAAGCGCGAAGCTGCGAACGGTTCAGAGTATTATCCCAGAATATCAAGGATCAGGATCTTGCCAAATTCTACCATGACCTGATGGTCTCTGAGGCAAATCATTATACTACATTTCTGAATTTTGCGAGAAAATATTCTACAGATGTAGATGTTGACAAGCGGTGGAAAGAATGGCTGACTTTTGAAGGAGAATTGATTCAGAGCTACGGTAATAAAGAGCTTATTCACGGGTAAGTATCACAGATATATTTTCATAACAAGCGTTTCTTATCATAGATCAATGCAGGCACAACCAATCTTATCTAATTTTGTTGATATAAAATGGGAAATATTATGGAATTAGGAATAGGAATGTTTGGGGATCTTCAAATAGATTCTTCGACCGGCAAGATACAGGCACCACAGGAGCGCTTACATCAAATTATTGAAGAGGTCAAGCTGATGGATGAAGTCGGTCTGGATTTCTTTGGAATGGGAGAACACCACCGTGCAGACTATGCTGTAGCTGCTCCGGAGATTATTTTAGCAGCGGCAGCATCCGTTACTAAAAATATCAAATTGGGTAGTGCAGTTTCTGTATTAAGTTCTGCCGATCCGGTTAAGTTATATCAGGATTTTGCTACCGTAGATTTACTTTCCAACGGTCGTGCTGAAATCATGGCCGGCAGAGGTTCTTTTATTGAATCATTTCCATTATTTGGATACAAATTAGAAGATTATAGTGAGCTTTTTGAAGAGAAATTAGATCTGTTGCTCCGTATCAATAAACAACAAACGGTTAACTGGACAGGTAAGTTCAGACCATCACTCATTAATCAGGAGATATTCCCGAGAGCTGTGCACAACGAACTTCCGATCTGGATCGCTGTCGGCGGAACGACTTCTTCTGTAATTCGTGCCGGTAAA
The Sphingobacterium spiritivorum genome window above contains:
- a CDS encoding tRNA-(ms[2]io[6]A)-hydroxylase gives rise to the protein MLGLKLLTDPRWANIAESNLEEILTDHAWCEQKAATNAISLITYNSEHEDLVHELTAIAIEEMQHFQMVIEIIRERGYTLGRERKDDYVGQLMKFSKKDGSRNMAFIDRLLFAAMIEARSCERFRVLSQNIKDQDLAKFYHDLMVSEANHYTTFLNFARKYSTDVDVDKRWKEWLTFEGELIQSYGNKELIHG
- a CDS encoding LLM class flavin-dependent oxidoreductase → MELGIGMFGDLQIDSSTGKIQAPQERLHQIIEEVKLMDEVGLDFFGMGEHHRADYAVAAPEIILAAAASVTKNIKLGSAVSVLSSADPVKLYQDFATVDLLSNGRAEIMAGRGSFIESFPLFGYKLEDYSELFEEKLDLLLRINKQQTVNWTGKFRPSLINQEIFPRAVHNELPIWIAVGGTTSSVIRAGKLGLPVMFAIIGGAAEQFQPLFEMYRQAYEDNGHDMNKFQVGVHMHAFFGEDSRKVAEYYYPVYAAQMNRIGKSRNWPPYQRSQYDFGRSIHGHLIIGSENEAIEKILHVQEMFGLTRFSAHMDVGSPDHDMMMKSIEIFGTKIAPAVKKALAKAE